Proteins encoded in a region of the Equus asinus isolate D_3611 breed Donkey chromosome X, EquAss-T2T_v2, whole genome shotgun sequence genome:
- the HMGB3 gene encoding high mobility group protein B3 isoform X1, translated as MEVRMAKGDPKKPKGKMSAYAFFVQTCREEHKKKNPEVPVNFAEFSKKCSERWKTMSGKEKSKFDEMAKADKVRYDREMKDYGPAKGGKKKKDPNAPKRPPSGFFLFCSEFRPKIKSTNPGISIGDVAKKLGEMWNNLSDSEKQPYNNKAAKLKEKYEKDVADYKSKGKFDGAKGPAKVARKKVEEEDEEDEEEEEEEEEEEEDE; from the exons ATGGAAG TCAGGATGGCTAAAGGTGATCCCAAGAAACCAAAGGGCAAGATGTCTGCTTATGCCTTCTTTGTGCAGACGTGCAGAGAGGAACATAAGAAGAAAAACCCAGAGGTCCCTGTCAATTTTGCAGAATTTTCCAAGAAGTGCTCTGAGAGGTGGAAG ACTATGTCTGGGAAAGAGAAGTCTAAATTTGATGAGATGGCAAAGGCAGATAAAGTACGCTATGATCGGGAAATGAAGGATTATGGACCAGCTAAGGGAGGCAAGAAGAAGAAGGACCCTAATGCCCCCAAAAGGCCACC GTCTGGATTCTTCCTGTTCTGTTCAGAATTCCGCCCCAAGATCAAATCGACAAACCCTGGCATCTCTATTGGAGATGTGGCAAAGAAGCTGGGTGAGATGTGGAATAACTTAAGTGACAGTGAAAAGCAGCCTTACAACAATAAGGCGGCAAAGCTGAAGGAGAAGTACGAGAAG GATGTGGCCGACTATAAGTCTAAAGGAAAATTTGATGGTGCAAAGGGTCCTGCTAAAGTTGCCCGGAAAAaggtggaagaggaagatgaagaagacgaggaggaagaggaggaggaggaggaggaggaagaggatgaatAA
- the HMGB3 gene encoding high mobility group protein B3 isoform X3 translates to MQPLVRMAKGDPKKPKGKMSAYAFFVQTCREEHKKKNPEVPVNFAEFSKKCSERWKTMSGKEKSKFDEMAKADKVRYDREMKDYGPAKGGKKKKDPNAPKRPPSGFFLFCSEFRPKIKSTNPGISIGDVAKKLGEMWNNLSDSEKQPYNNKAAKLKEKYEKDVADYKSKGKFDGAKGPAKVARKKVEEEDEEDEEEEEEEEEEEEDE, encoded by the exons ATGCAGCCCCTAG TCAGGATGGCTAAAGGTGATCCCAAGAAACCAAAGGGCAAGATGTCTGCTTATGCCTTCTTTGTGCAGACGTGCAGAGAGGAACATAAGAAGAAAAACCCAGAGGTCCCTGTCAATTTTGCAGAATTTTCCAAGAAGTGCTCTGAGAGGTGGAAG ACTATGTCTGGGAAAGAGAAGTCTAAATTTGATGAGATGGCAAAGGCAGATAAAGTACGCTATGATCGGGAAATGAAGGATTATGGACCAGCTAAGGGAGGCAAGAAGAAGAAGGACCCTAATGCCCCCAAAAGGCCACC GTCTGGATTCTTCCTGTTCTGTTCAGAATTCCGCCCCAAGATCAAATCGACAAACCCTGGCATCTCTATTGGAGATGTGGCAAAGAAGCTGGGTGAGATGTGGAATAACTTAAGTGACAGTGAAAAGCAGCCTTACAACAATAAGGCGGCAAAGCTGAAGGAGAAGTACGAGAAG GATGTGGCCGACTATAAGTCTAAAGGAAAATTTGATGGTGCAAAGGGTCCTGCTAAAGTTGCCCGGAAAAaggtggaagaggaagatgaagaagacgaggaggaagaggaggaggaggaggaggaggaagaggatgaatAA
- the HMGB3 gene encoding high mobility group protein B3 isoform X2, whose protein sequence is MAKGDPKKPKGKMSAYAFFVQTCREEHKKKNPEVPVNFAEFSKKCSERWKTMSGKEKSKFDEMAKADKVRYDREMKDYGPAKGGKKKKDPNAPKRPPSGFFLFCSEFRPKIKSTNPGISIGDVAKKLGEMWNNLSDSEKQPYNNKAAKLKEKYEKDVADYKSKGKFDGAKGPAKVARKKVEEEDEEDEEEEEEEEEEEEDE, encoded by the exons ATGGCTAAAGGTGATCCCAAGAAACCAAAGGGCAAGATGTCTGCTTATGCCTTCTTTGTGCAGACGTGCAGAGAGGAACATAAGAAGAAAAACCCAGAGGTCCCTGTCAATTTTGCAGAATTTTCCAAGAAGTGCTCTGAGAGGTGGAAG ACTATGTCTGGGAAAGAGAAGTCTAAATTTGATGAGATGGCAAAGGCAGATAAAGTACGCTATGATCGGGAAATGAAGGATTATGGACCAGCTAAGGGAGGCAAGAAGAAGAAGGACCCTAATGCCCCCAAAAGGCCACC GTCTGGATTCTTCCTGTTCTGTTCAGAATTCCGCCCCAAGATCAAATCGACAAACCCTGGCATCTCTATTGGAGATGTGGCAAAGAAGCTGGGTGAGATGTGGAATAACTTAAGTGACAGTGAAAAGCAGCCTTACAACAATAAGGCGGCAAAGCTGAAGGAGAAGTACGAGAAG GATGTGGCCGACTATAAGTCTAAAGGAAAATTTGATGGTGCAAAGGGTCCTGCTAAAGTTGCCCGGAAAAaggtggaagaggaagatgaagaagacgaggaggaagaggaggaggaggaggaggaggaagaggatgaatAA